GGACtgttacaaataaatacataaacggAAGAAAATCATCCTTACACTTAGGATGCAGATCTGTTTTAGCATATTATGACTGCAGATTTGATTTGCAGATTTGAATTCATCACTAATAATTTTAGGTCCCAGCATTTCATATACAAATCCAGATTTCAGATAGATGTCTTTATAGGAAAAAATGTAGGAAGTTCTAATCTCCCTGGACCAGTACACTAGCAGATCAGTCCAGAGCAGCAACTGTGGTCTTCAGCGGCCCGAGTAGTTCTCACAAGTTCATTGGGCTCATTCATATTACTTGAGAGGCCTGCTAATGAGTTCAAAAAAGGAAGGAACTTCAGGATTCTGCATACACACAGGCAGGCGCGCGTGTTTTTTCTCGTTCTTTGAAAAGGGATGGAGAAGTAACAGGCACAATTCATTCTGCAACCTTCAATGCACCTTTCCGATGCGTTGGGCCTAGTAATAGGcggtgaaaaaaagaaacagagatctGGGTCCCAGTTGGTACCACCACCGATTAGTCAGAGCAGGAATCGCCGCCACTAACACAAGCAGTGTTGAATGTggttattaaatatatacaaagctCGGTGCTGAACCGAAGGTAGAAGGGTACTTGATGTAGAACCTGAGGAATCTAAGCTCGGTTCCCCTATATTACACACTCCTCGAGGCAGCGCACAGGTTCACAGGAGACGGGGCGGAAACACAAAGTGACGGCTTGCCTCAGCACAGAATCACAGACAACGCCGAGTCCCGAACTGGGCGCAGTCTCCTAAGACGCCCCCGTTTCCGGAGCAACCGCCCGGTCCCTCCCCCTTTGACTCCGCCCCCGGGGGCGTCTTTCCCGCCCAAGGCCGTTAACACCGCAGAGCATGGTGGGATAAAGCTATAGGCTAGGTTTCATAAAATCCTTCCAAAGCGCCTTTGCTTTAAGAGACTTATTCCTGGGGAAATTGATTATTCTTTAGGACTCGACAAGATTACTAACCCTCTTTTACAAGTGCCCTGCCCTAAATCTTTACCACACGGCTGGTCAGTCCCTTTGCAAAGCTCTCGACACAACGGGAACGCGGGAACTTTTTTCCCTTCGCGCGGAGGGTGACGTCGCGCGTGTGCCAGCGTCCCTTTCGCAGCACACCCGTTACGCTCTTGCGCGTGCGCAGTGAGCTCGAATAGCTGCTTCCTCCcgcttctcttcctccctcccccccatATCCGTGCGCCGAGCTGATAAAGGCGCCATTTTGGAGGGGCCGCGGGAGACGTGGTGTCGCGGCGGGCTCGCTCTGCCGTTCGCTAGGCTTGGTGGGAAGGCCTGTTCTCGAGTCCGCGCTTTTCGTCGCCGCCATGTCGGGAGGTGGTGTGATTCGTGGCCCGGCAGGGAACAACGACTGCCGCATCTACGTAGGGAACTTACCTCCAGACATCCGAACCAAGGACATTGAGGACGTGTTCTACAAATACGGTGCTATCCGCGACATCGACCTGAAGAATCGCCGCGGAGGACCGCCCTTCGCCTTCGTTGAGTTCGAGGACCCGCGGTGAGGCGGCCAGGGACTTGCGGCGTTGAGGATATAGGTTGGAGTAGTTGGGGAATGCTCCAAGGCCTTAGAGAGAATGGGGACGTGGGCTCTGAGGTTGGGAGCAAGACGAATCGCCCGTGCACGAGTGAAGCGAGGAGCCGAGGCggtgaggcttctctggtggctgggTCCCCCGGGCGTCTCCAGAGCCGGCTCGCGGGCTCGGAGCGGGAAACTGAGGCGCTGAGGGCTGCTGTAGTGGTcgggagcctggcgtgcttctgggtgggggaggggccgtTCCTATTATGCAGCGCATGTGGGCTCTTCCACCCCCGGTGCGCATGTGCGGGCTTCTGTGAGCTCCCCGACGGAGTTAGCCACCCCTCCCGGTCCTTTTTCTTACCCTTCGGCTTTCTGTAATCACGCAGGGATGCGGAAGACGCGGTGTACGGTCGCGACGGCTATGATTACGATGGATATCGTCTGCGGGTGGAGTTTCCTCGAAGCGGCCGTGGTACAGGCCGAGGCGGCGGCGGGGGTGGAGGTGGCGGGGCTCCCCGGGGCCGCTATGGCCCCCCATCCAGGCGTTCTGAAAACAGAGTGGTTGTCTCTGGTGAGTTGACCGTTCCGTGCGGGTTGGTGTCACTTTTGGACAGATACCACACTTTAAACTTTTCCTTGCATGACCAGTTTGACAAATGCTAGTTTTCATGCTAGGTCTTAAATTATTTTAGTCGCATGGATGAATTCAGTAACCAGGAATAACTGTATTTGAGATTTGGCGAATTAGATTGCAATGCCTAGAATATGAAGATCGTTACTTTACAAATAATTTTCGGCTTTTAATTCTAGAATTTTGAATCTTTAACCTAGGATGTTAAAACTAATCAttaattttaaagtagttttGGTTCTAATGTAAATCTTAACTTTAATGTGAAATACTAGAATAAttgttgaaaaaaatctttttcaggACTGCCTCCAAGTGGAAGCTGGCAGGATTTAAAGGATCACATGCGTGAAGCAGGTGATGTATGTTATGCTGATGTTTACCGAGATGGCACTGGTGTCGTGGAGTTTGTACGGAAAGAAGATATGACCTATGCAGTTCGAAAACTGGATAACACTAAGTTTAGATCTCATGAGGTAGGTTATacacttattc
This portion of the Bubalus bubalis isolate 160015118507 breed Murrah chromosome 3, NDDB_SH_1, whole genome shotgun sequence genome encodes:
- the SRSF1 gene encoding serine/arginine-rich splicing factor 1, translated to MSGGGVIRGPAGNNDCRIYVGNLPPDIRTKDIEDVFYKYGAIRDIDLKNRRGGPPFAFVEFEDPRDAEDAVYGRDGYDYDGYRLRVEFPRSGRGTGRGGGGGGGGGAPRGRYGPPSRRSENRVVVSGLPPSGSWQDLKDHMREAGDVCYADVYRDGTGVVEFVRKEDMTYAVRKLDNTKFRSHEGETAYIRVKVDGPRSPSYGRSRSRSRSRSRSRSRSNSRSRSYSPRRSRGSPRYSPRHSRSRSRT